The following coding sequences are from one Paenibacillus sp. JDR-2 window:
- a CDS encoding GerAB/ArcD/ProY family transporter: MENEKLTIRQMTMWFILYQLGSAFLVLPSNLASIAKQDAWISLCVVLFVQLTMITVYGGIVKQLNGVPFEQYLQTLFGQWFGKLLLLLFTLLYPFLILGLVLRDLADYITTVILPETPMSAIFALMLGVVIYVVYCGVTTIGRAAEVLFFLVMGLLALGYVPLIPKMSLDNLLPVFEFGWKPIVHASFTTIAFPYIESVLFLYFATHTKKPHEWKKLVIKSSLFSGFLFMCVTVIVIAVLSQGVVSTIGFSSYFAVRTISFSDFFERFEIAVSVIWFIAIFFRMSLLMYVCAKGLTTVFNLKDYRSLLIPIALISYVMAGTVWPNTAVLSTTFRIWPYYAMIFGIICPILIWIAGQIKQSVSN; encoded by the coding sequence ATGGAAAATGAGAAGCTGACGATCCGACAGATGACGATGTGGTTTATCCTGTATCAGCTGGGCAGCGCATTTCTTGTTCTGCCTTCTAATCTGGCTTCCATTGCCAAGCAGGATGCCTGGATTTCTCTTTGCGTGGTATTGTTTGTTCAACTGACGATGATTACGGTGTACGGCGGAATTGTCAAACAGCTGAACGGTGTCCCGTTTGAACAATATTTACAGACGTTATTTGGCCAATGGTTCGGCAAGCTGCTTCTGCTGCTCTTTACGCTATTGTATCCTTTTCTCATCTTAGGTCTGGTTCTGCGCGATCTGGCGGATTACATAACAACGGTGATTTTGCCGGAAACGCCTATGTCGGCTATTTTTGCTCTGATGCTTGGCGTGGTCATATACGTGGTGTACTGCGGGGTAACAACAATCGGGCGTGCGGCGGAAGTACTCTTTTTCCTGGTCATGGGGCTGTTAGCGTTAGGTTATGTTCCTCTGATCCCCAAAATGAGCCTGGACAATTTGCTCCCGGTATTCGAGTTTGGCTGGAAGCCGATTGTTCATGCTTCCTTTACCACTATCGCTTTTCCCTATATTGAAAGCGTACTGTTCCTGTACTTCGCCACGCATACGAAAAAGCCGCATGAGTGGAAAAAGCTTGTCATCAAAAGCTCGCTGTTCTCTGGTTTTCTGTTTATGTGCGTCACGGTTATCGTTATTGCCGTTTTGAGTCAAGGTGTCGTCTCAACCATAGGCTTTTCTAGCTATTTTGCCGTCCGGACGATCAGCTTCAGCGATTTCTTCGAACGTTTTGAGATCGCGGTGTCCGTTATCTGGTTTATCGCGATCTTTTTCCGCATGTCTTTACTTATGTACGTATGCGCAAAAGGTTTAACGACCGTGTTTAATTTAAAGGATTACCGGTCTTTATTAATACCGATTGCCCTTATTTCCTATGTGATGGCCGGAACAGTATGGCCAAACACGGCAGTCTTGTCCACGACCTTCCGCATTTGGCCATATTATGCGATGATCTTCGGGATCATCTGTCCGATTCTGATCTGGATAGCGGGGCAAATCAAGCAAAGCGTATCGAATTAA
- a CDS encoding ParB/RepB/Spo0J family partition protein → MDIVQLPLNQIDEDTDQPRYQFDEEALVELMRNIEEIGLLSPIKVRTIDGGRYKIIYGNRRYKACKRLELDTIPCIVTNMTDEQEIYLEQIAENLTRQGFSPIEEAEAFNKLMTDPKFSRSVKFLASKFGKPESYIKNKCELLKFGNSVRKLIIGGTEIRKDRLTEDQLLPLKDLPMEHRDPLALLMARDEMPPTDVKKIAKLFKDKDISAATKDKLLYKSGPGLLETWSIQQHNKAEKAKPAEPKAPKAEKNKTAEATETGTTAAVEATPSPVSPYEAVDKKLNQLLAALPSFTPLPNEAALSLQELNAEERAELIRRMEALLEQLRSHTEEWDKLKKIAASN, encoded by the coding sequence ATGGATATTGTACAACTCCCATTAAACCAAATCGACGAAGATACGGATCAGCCCCGCTACCAGTTCGATGAAGAAGCTTTGGTCGAACTGATGCGTAATATTGAAGAAATCGGGCTTCTCTCCCCCATTAAAGTAAGAACGATTGATGGCGGAAGATATAAAATTATTTACGGCAACCGCCGTTATAAGGCTTGCAAGCGGCTTGAACTTGACACGATTCCTTGTATCGTGACGAACATGACCGATGAGCAGGAGATCTATTTGGAGCAAATCGCCGAGAACCTGACGCGTCAAGGCTTCTCTCCGATTGAAGAAGCAGAGGCTTTCAACAAGCTGATGACCGACCCTAAATTTAGCCGATCCGTTAAATTCCTTGCCAGCAAGTTCGGCAAACCGGAATCGTACATAAAGAACAAATGCGAGCTGCTTAAATTTGGAAACTCGGTTCGAAAGCTTATCATTGGCGGCACGGAAATCCGCAAGGACCGTCTCACGGAGGATCAGCTGCTGCCGCTTAAGGATTTGCCAATGGAGCATCGCGATCCGCTGGCTCTTCTTATGGCAAGAGACGAAATGCCGCCTACAGACGTGAAGAAGATAGCCAAGCTGTTCAAGGACAAAGATATCTCTGCTGCTACAAAGGACAAGCTCCTTTACAAATCGGGTCCCGGATTACTGGAGACCTGGTCCATTCAGCAGCATAACAAGGCGGAGAAAGCGAAGCCGGCCGAACCGAAAGCACCTAAGGCGGAGAAGAATAAGACCGCCGAGGCGACTGAGACAGGAACAACAGCTGCAGTCGAGGCTACGCCTTCTCCGGTCAGCCCCTACGAGGCGGTGGATAAGAAGCTCAATCAGCTGCTGGCTGCTCTGCCCTCTTTCACCCCGCTGCCCAATGAAGCGGCTTTATCCTTGCAGGAGCTGAATGCCGAGGAGAGAGCGGAGCTTATTAGAAGGATGGAAGCGTTGTTAGAGCAATTGCGGAGCCATACCGAGGAATGGGACAAGCTGAAAAAAATCGCGGCATCCAATTAA
- a CDS encoding SDR family oxidoreductase, giving the protein MNVLFIGGTGLISQAVSKLAVQKGINLYLFNRGNRDGFVPEGAKIITGDIRDPESAAAALEDYQFDVVVDWIAFTPEHVQTDIDLFRGRTKQYIFISSASAYQKPLQHYIITEHATPLENPYWQYSRDKIDCEQLLMKEYAATGFPVTIVRPSFTYGDTMIPASLNSWSHPYSLVARMREGKPIIVHGDGTSLWTMTHNSDFAKGFVGLLGEQTAIGEAYHITSDEVLTWNQIYEAIGSAAGVKPNLVHISSEFLITYDPDLEGGLLGDKAVSAVFDNSKIKKLVPDFVATVPFAEGIKRTIEWFEAHPEKCMEDEAWNEQMDRIIAAHTSGMKIKG; this is encoded by the coding sequence ATGAATGTATTGTTTATCGGCGGTACCGGCTTGATTAGCCAAGCCGTATCCAAGCTTGCTGTACAGAAAGGAATTAACCTTTATTTGTTCAACCGGGGAAACCGGGACGGATTTGTGCCCGAAGGCGCGAAGATCATTACCGGGGATATTCGAGATCCCGAGTCCGCCGCGGCAGCGCTGGAAGACTATCAATTCGATGTCGTGGTGGATTGGATCGCTTTTACGCCGGAGCATGTTCAGACCGACATTGATTTGTTCCGGGGACGCACGAAGCAATATATCTTTATCAGCTCGGCCTCGGCTTATCAGAAGCCGCTGCAGCATTATATCATAACGGAGCATGCAACGCCGCTTGAAAATCCGTATTGGCAATATTCTAGAGATAAAATCGACTGTGAGCAGCTTCTTATGAAGGAGTATGCCGCAACCGGCTTCCCGGTTACGATTGTCCGTCCTTCCTTTACGTACGGGGATACGATGATCCCGGCATCGCTTAACAGCTGGTCGCATCCTTATTCGCTTGTTGCGCGTATGCGCGAGGGCAAGCCGATTATTGTTCACGGAGACGGTACATCCCTATGGACGATGACACATAATTCGGACTTTGCAAAAGGTTTCGTGGGGTTGCTTGGCGAGCAGACCGCGATTGGAGAAGCGTACCATATTACATCCGATGAAGTTTTGACTTGGAATCAGATTTACGAGGCGATTGGCTCTGCTGCCGGAGTTAAGCCGAACCTGGTACATATTTCTTCAGAATTCCTGATCACCTACGACCCGGATTTGGAAGGCGGTCTGCTTGGCGATAAAGCGGTAAGCGCGGTATTTGACAACAGCAAAATCAAGAAACTGGTTCCGGACTTTGTGGCTACTGTGCCATTTGCGGAAGGGATTAAACGGACCATTGAATGGTTCGAAGCTCATCCGGAGAAATGTATGGAGGACGAAGCCTGGAACGAGCAAATGGACCGCATCATTGCGGCGCATACATCAGGAATGAAAATAAAAGGATAG
- a CDS encoding sugar phosphate isomerase/epimerase family protein — MSYLSLSTWSLHRNLGPLRWTVWNEETGTLDTAVQEQPLLHSLLELPSEAAKRGYQAVEVCHFHFPSTEPDYLAQVKQAFAAAGLSFDTLLLDYGDITSSNPARVEADMAYIRQWIEIASLSGAKQIRVVAGEASPTNEEAVTFSAARLAELSEYGRTLGVKVITENFKALTSTGASSKKLLDQWGEYAATITDFGNFKGQLKYEEIALTTPLSVSVHVKPQYDADGIPDQAELRLCLDTVASAGFDGAYVLIYDGPGDMWEGMERVKRIVSSYLAS, encoded by the coding sequence ATGTCATATTTATCGTTAAGTACCTGGAGCCTGCACCGCAATCTCGGACCGTTACGCTGGACCGTATGGAATGAAGAAACCGGCACTCTCGATACGGCCGTTCAGGAACAGCCGTTACTGCATTCTCTTCTCGAGCTGCCCTCGGAAGCTGCCAAACGCGGTTATCAAGCCGTTGAGGTCTGCCACTTCCATTTTCCGTCGACCGAACCTGACTATCTGGCACAAGTGAAGCAGGCATTCGCGGCAGCAGGCTTGTCCTTCGATACCTTGCTCCTTGATTACGGTGATATCACTTCCTCGAATCCAGCCCGCGTAGAAGCTGATATGGCCTATATCCGCCAATGGATTGAAATCGCTTCCTTAAGCGGGGCAAAGCAGATCCGGGTTGTTGCAGGCGAGGCTTCTCCTACGAATGAAGAGGCTGTAACGTTCTCCGCAGCCAGATTGGCCGAGCTTTCGGAATATGGCCGCACGCTTGGCGTGAAGGTGATCACGGAAAACTTCAAGGCACTTACCTCTACTGGCGCAAGCTCCAAAAAGCTTCTCGACCAATGGGGCGAATACGCGGCAACGATTACGGATTTCGGCAACTTTAAAGGCCAATTGAAATATGAAGAGATTGCTCTTACGACTCCGCTTAGCGTATCCGTCCATGTCAAACCGCAATATGATGCAGACGGCATTCCGGATCAAGCCGAGCTTCGCCTCTGTCTGGATACCGTCGCATCCGCGGGATTTGACGGTGCTTATGTATTGATCTACGACGGTCCCGGTGATATGTGGGAAGGCATGGAACGCGTGAAACGGATCGTTTCCTCTTATCTGGCTTCCTAG
- a CDS encoding MDR family MFS transporter: MDAKKSSVKLVIAGLLLGLFMSALDQTIVSTAMAKIIEKLGGMDKFVWVYSAYMIAMVVATPIFGKLSDMYGRKRFFISGLIFFLIGSILCGTATDMNQLIIYRAIQGVGGGAIMPIVFTIIFDLFPPEKRGKMMGLFGAVFGISSVFGPIMGGAITDNISWRWIFYINVPIGILSLIFIMRGYQESKNHRKQAIDWAGAIILMAAVLLLMFGLELGGTDGWAWDSFKTISLLAGAGILAIVFLIVEKMAKDPIIPLTLFKKQLFTSSMMISLLYGGIMIAVATYIPLFMQGVFHLSATSTSTVLTPMMLGVVISAQVGGRIANKVRFRDVMIVSSIVLMVGTYLLGYVMDASSSRALITVFMVIIGLGIGVSFSLLNISTLNSVPPQYKGSASSLITFFRTIGSALGITVFGAMQKSHFQNSLQDVQGIKPEMAAQIKGGQALLDPTVQAKMGLPADFVTLLLGKLSDSILFIFQWNVILPILAFVFAILMGRARLELPPKSNQAPAKEDAGKPEPSFSGR, translated from the coding sequence ATGGACGCGAAAAAAAGTAGTGTCAAATTAGTAATCGCGGGCCTTTTGCTTGGCTTGTTTATGTCGGCGCTCGATCAAACGATCGTATCGACGGCGATGGCCAAGATCATCGAGAAGCTGGGCGGAATGGATAAATTCGTATGGGTTTATTCCGCTTACATGATCGCAATGGTGGTCGCAACGCCTATCTTCGGCAAGCTGTCCGATATGTACGGACGGAAGCGGTTCTTTATTTCAGGCCTGATCTTTTTCCTGATCGGTTCCATACTTTGCGGCACGGCAACCGACATGAATCAGTTGATTATCTACCGTGCTATTCAAGGTGTCGGCGGCGGCGCGATTATGCCGATTGTCTTCACCATTATCTTCGACTTGTTCCCGCCCGAGAAGCGTGGCAAGATGATGGGTCTGTTTGGTGCCGTGTTTGGCATCTCGAGCGTATTTGGTCCGATTATGGGCGGTGCCATTACCGATAATATCAGCTGGCGCTGGATTTTCTACATCAACGTTCCAATTGGCATCTTGTCTCTGATCTTTATTATGAGAGGCTATCAGGAATCGAAAAATCACCGGAAACAAGCCATTGACTGGGCAGGTGCTATTATCCTGATGGCGGCGGTTCTGCTTCTGATGTTTGGTCTCGAGCTTGGCGGCACCGACGGCTGGGCATGGGATTCGTTCAAAACAATTTCTCTGCTTGCCGGCGCGGGTATTCTGGCTATTGTCTTCCTGATTGTTGAGAAAATGGCGAAGGATCCGATTATTCCGCTGACCTTGTTCAAGAAGCAGCTTTTCACCAGCAGCATGATGATCAGCCTTCTGTACGGCGGTATTATGATTGCCGTCGCAACTTATATTCCGCTGTTCATGCAAGGCGTATTCCATCTGTCGGCGACCAGCACAAGTACGGTTCTGACACCGATGATGCTTGGAGTCGTAATCAGTGCGCAGGTCGGCGGCCGGATTGCGAACAAAGTCCGTTTCCGCGACGTTATGATCGTATCTTCGATCGTACTGATGGTCGGAACGTATTTGCTTGGCTATGTGATGGATGCCTCCTCGAGCCGTGCTCTGATTACCGTATTTATGGTTATCATAGGCCTCGGTATTGGCGTATCCTTCTCCTTGCTGAATATCTCGACATTGAACTCCGTTCCTCCTCAATACAAGGGTTCGGCGTCGTCCTTGATCACGTTCTTCCGCACAATCGGTTCCGCGCTAGGCATTACCGTGTTTGGCGCGATGCAGAAATCGCATTTCCAGAACTCGCTGCAAGACGTGCAAGGCATCAAGCCGGAAATGGCGGCACAGATCAAAGGCGGACAGGCGCTGCTTGATCCGACGGTTCAGGCTAAAATGGGGCTGCCGGCTGATTTCGTGACGCTTCTGCTTGGCAAGCTGTCCGATTCCATACTGTTTATTTTCCAATGGAATGTCATCCTGCCGATATTGGCGTTTGTATTCGCGATTCTGATGGGCCGCGCCCGTCTTGAGCTTCCACCCAAATCGAATCAGGCTCCAGCCAAAGAGGATGCAGGCAAGCCGGAGC